The genome window CTCGCCGCCATCCAGCAGGAGATCATCGCCCTCTGCCGGGCCGTTCAGTCCCCGCCTGGCGTGGCCTGTATGGGGCCCGAAGGCTCCTTCTCCCACCAGGCGGCGCTGAAGGCCGTCGGGCACGGCGCGAACCTCCACTTCGTCGACGGCCCCCGGGAGGTCTTCCGGGCACTGGAAAACCGGGAGACCGAGCTTGGCCTGGTGCCCGTGGAGAACACCATCGAAGGGGTGGTCTACGCCGCGCTGGACGCCTTCGCCGCCTCGCCCCCGGAGCTGCAGGTGCTCCGGGAGATCCGGCTGCCCATCCGTCACGTTCTCGGGACCCACGCAGGAGATCTGAAGGAGATCCGGGAGGTCCGCTCCCATCCTCAGGCGCTGGCCCAGTGCCGCCGCTGGCTGGACAGCCACCTGCCGGGCATCCCCAGAACACCTGCGGCCTCCACCAGCGCGGCCGCCCGGGCGGCCGCTGCGGAGAGCAGCATCGCCGCCGTCTGCAGCGAACTGGCCGCCCAGGCCAACAGCCTGCCGGCATTGGCGCAGAACATCCAGGACGAAGCCCACAACACCACCCGGTTCTGGGTGGTGGGACGCCGAGGGGCCGCCGCGGGCCCGGAGAACAAGACCTCCCTGCTCTTCGTGGTCTCCCACACGCCGGGCTCGCTGCTCTACGCTCTCGATCCGGTGCGGGAGGAGGGCCTGAACCTGATGCTCATCCAGTCCAGGCCGCTGCCGGGCAACCCCTTCGAGTATCTCTTCTTCGTGGATCTGGAGGGCCACCTGGAGGAACAGCCGGTGGCCCAGACCATCGAATCCATGCGTTCCCGCTGCTTCCGGCTGCGGGTGCTCGGTTCCTACCCCTGCGGGTAGACCACCGCACCTGCATCGACGGCGTCGCGCAGCGCGGTCGTGAAGGCCCGCACCTCGTCGGCCAGGCGCTGCGGATCGCCGCCGTAACGCTCCACCAGCCGGACAATGGCGCTGCCCACCACCACGCCGTCCACCAGGGGCGCCACGGCTGACGCCTTCTCCGGCCCGTCGATGCCGAAGCCCAGGGCCAGGGGGAGCGGCACATGCCGCCGCACGCGACGGATGTAGTCTTCCATCGGGCCGTAGAGACCGCCTTCCTGGCCTGTGATCCCCAGCAGAGAAACGCAGTAGACAAAGCCCCGGGCCCGGCGGCCGATCTCCGCCAGCCGGGCCTCGGAGACATTGGGCGAAGCCATGAGGATCCCAGCCACACCGGAGGACGCCAGCATATCGAAGAAGGCCTCCCCTTCGTCGTAGGGCAGATCCGGTACAATCACGCCGGATACGCCGGCCCCGGCGGCATCCGCGGCGAAACGCTCCTCGCCGTAGCGGAGGATGGGGTTGTAGTAGCCCATCAGGACCAGCGGCACCGTAACATCACCCCGGAGGTCCCGCACCAGCTCCAGCACGCCCTCCAGCGTCGCTCCCGCCCGGAGAGCCCGCTGTCCCGCCGCCTGGATCGCAGGGCCGTCGGCCTGGGGGTCCGAGAAGGGGATCCCCAGCTCGATCAGATCGGCCCCGGCCTCCTGAAGAGCCGAAACCAGCGGGCGGGTGGTCGCCAGGTCGGGATCACCGGCCGTGATGTAGGGAATCAGCGCCGTTTTGCCGGTAAAGACATCAGTCAGTCCCGCCATGGGGGTTTCCCTCCTCTTCGAGATAGTCCCGCACGGAGGCCATGTCCTTGTCGCCCCGTCCGGAGAGGTTGACCACCACCAGGCTCTCCCGCGGCATCGCCGGAGCCGTCCTGACGGTCTGGGCGATGGCATGGGAGCTCTCCAGCGCCGGAATGATCCCCTCCAGCCGCGAGAGCAGCTGGAAGGCCTCCACGGCCTCGGCGTCGGTAACGGCGGTGTAGGCCACCCGCCCCGACTCCTTGAGGGTGCTGTGCTCCGGCCCCACGCCGGGATAGTCCAGCCCCGCCGAGATGGAGTAGGCCTCGATCACCTGGCCGTCGTCGGTCTGCAGCAGGTAGGAGCGGCTCCCGTGGAGCACACCGACACTCCCCGCGCCGAGGGTGGCGGCGTGCTCGCCTGTTTCGACGCCCCGTCCGGCGGCCTCCACGCCGATCATCGCCACCTCCCGGTCCTCCAGAAAGGGATGAAAGATCCCCATGGCGTTGCTGCCGCCGCCGACACAGGCCACCAGCAGATCGGGCAGGCGGCCCTCGATCTCCCGCACCTGCTGCCTGGTCTCGTCGCCGATCACCCGCTGGAAATCCCGCACCATCGCCGGGTAGGGACGGGGCCCCACCACGGAACCGATGATGTAGTGGGTGTCCTCCACGCGGGCCACCCAGTGGCGGATGGCCTCGTTGGTAGCGTCCTTGAGGGTGCCGTTGCCGCTGGTCACGGGGATCACCTCCGCCCCCAGCAGGCGCATGCGGTCCACGTTGACGGCCTGTCGGCGCATGTCCTCCCGGCCCATGAAGACGGCGCACTCCATGCCGAAGCGTGCGGCCGCCGTGGCGGCGGCCACGCCGTGCTGTCCGGCGCCGGTCTCGGCGATCACCCGGCGCTTCCCCAGCCGGCGGGCCACCAGCGCCTGACCGAGGGCGTTGTTGATCTTGTGGGCCCCGGTATGGTTCAGGTCCTCCCGTTTGAGATAGACCCTCGCCCCGCCGAGATGTTCGGTCAGACGGCCGGCGAAGGTGAGCGGCGTGGGCCGTCCGCTGTACCGCCGCAGCAGGTCCCGGAACTCCCCCTGGAACCCCCCGTCGCTCCGGAGGGCCTCGTAGGCCCTCTCCAGCTCGTCCAGCGCCGGAATCAGCGTCTCCGGCACATAACGCCCCCCGAAGGATGTCCGTTCCCGGGTCGGCATATCGACAACACGCTTCATTGCGTTCTCCTCCCCATCTCCATCTCGTCGTTTCCCGCCCGCCGAACCACCATTACGGCACGGCGCAGCAGCTCTCCGTCCTTGACGCCCGGCGACCTTTCCACCCGGCTGTTCAGATCCACCGCGGCGGGCCGGCAGCGCCGGAGGGCCTCCTCCAGGTTCTCCGGCCCCAGTCCGCCTGCGAGGATAAAGGGGCGTACCGGCCGCGCCGCCTCCACCAGCTCCCAGGGGAAGGCCCTGCCGGTTCCGCCGCTCTTTCCGCCCGCCCTGGTGTCCAGGAGGAGATAGTCCGCCCCCGCGCAGGCGACGGCACGGCGCATGTCCTCCTCCGAGGCGATGCCGAAGGCCTTGATCGTCGCCAGAGGCTGGGCGGCCATCAGCTCTCCCGGTTCGTCGCCGTGGAACTGGAGGTGCGTAAAGAGCCCGCTCGCCGTCACACGCTGCAGCTCCTCCCGGTCCGGGTTGCGGACCACCGCCACGGTGGCCGTAAAGGGCGGGATCTCCTCCACCAGGTCGGCCACCCGCTCCAGCGTTACCTGCCGGGGGCTCCCGGCGAGGATGAACCCCAGGGCGTCCACACCGAGCGCCACGGCGGCCTCCACATCCTCTCTCCGCGTGAGACCGCAGACCTTGATCCGCGTCATCGCTGCGGCACCCCCTTCAACGCACCCACAGCCGCAGCCGGGTCGGCGGCGCGCATCAGCATCCCCCCCACCAGGACCGCGTCGGCCCCGGCCGCCCGAAGGCGCGCGGCGTCCTCCGCCGTCGCCACACCGCTCTCGGCGACGACGACACGGCCCTCTCCGGCACCGAGGCGCTCCATTTCGGCGATGAGGCGCTCGGCGACGGAGAGGTCCACCGTGAAATCCCGCAGGTTGCGGTTGTTGATGCCGATCACCCCGGCGGGGACCTCCAGCGCCCGGGAGAGCTCCGCCTCGTCGTGGACCTCCACGAGGGCCTCCATCCCCAGTTCGTGCACCCGCGCCAGCATCGACCCGAGGCGGGGGCCCTCCAGGAGCGCGGCGATGAGCAGCACCGCGTCGGCGCCGAGGAAGAAGCTCTCTTCGATCTGCAGCGGATCGACGAGGAAATCCTTCCGCAGCAGCGGCACCCGGCGTTCCCCGCCGGCCTGATCGGCCAGGCTGCGAAGGTCCGCTCCGCTTCCTCCGAAGAAGGGCCCGTCGGTGAGCACCGACAGCGCATCGGCTCCGCCCCTGATGTAGGCCGCCGCTTGATCCCGCGGGTCGATCCCGGCGGCGATCGCCCCGGCGCTGGGGGAGGCCCGCTTGATCTCGGCGATCACCGAGAGGCCGGCACCGCCCAGGGCCTCCGCCAGGGAGCGTCGCGGCGCCCGAAGCCTCTCCACCTCCCGCCGCTTCTCCGCAGCGATGCGGTGGAGGGTCATGCCGCTCCCTCCTGCCGGGCGGCCGCGAAGGCCGCCACGGTGCGCACCCTGGCCGCGGCAAGGCCGCTGTCGATCACCTCTTCGGCCATCCGGGCCCCCTTTTCCAGGGAGTCCACCCGCCGGGCCGTGTAGAGCGCCGCTGCAGCGTTCAGCACCACCACATCCCGCCTCGGTCCCCGCTCCCCCCGGAAGACCGCCTCGACGATCCGCCGGTTGTCATCGGCCGTCCCGCCGGCGGCGAAGCCCGGTTCGGCGCCGGGCAACCCGACATCGCCGGGATGGAGCTCCATCTCGCGCACCGCTCCACCATCGAGCATGCAGACCCGGTTGGCCCCGCTCAAGGAGAGCTCGTCCAGTCCGCCGTGGCCGTGGACCACCATGGCCCGCTCCACGCCGAGGCGCCCCAGCACCTCCGCCATGGTACGCACCAGTTCGGAGGCGAAGACCCCCATGAGCTGGCAGTCCGGCCGCGCCGGGTTGGTCAGCGGCCCCAGCACGTTGAACACCGTCCGCAGTCCCAGCGCCTTCCGCACGGGAACGACATTCTTCATGGCGCTGTGGAAGAAGGGAGCAAAGAGAAAACCGAAGCCGGTGGTCTCCACCGAGGCCGCCACATCCTCCGGCGAGCCGAGCAGCGGGATCCCCAGCGCCTCCAGCACATCGGCGCTGCCGCAGCGGCTGGAGACCGACCGGTTGCCGTGCTTGGCCACCGCCACGCCCGCCGCAGCGGCGATCAGCGCCGCCGCCGTGGAGATGTTGAAGGTGCCCGCCATGTCGCCGCCCGTTCCCACCACATCGAGCAGCGGCGACCGCCTGATGCACAGGGGAGTGGCCTTCTCCCGCATCACCCGGGCCGCCCCGGCGATCTCCGCCACCGTCTCCCCCTTCACCCGGAGACCGGCCAGAAAGGCCGCCACCTGGGCCTCCGCTTCGGTGCCGTCCATGATGGCCTCCATAGCCCCGGCCATCTCGCTGTCTGTCAGGTCCACCCTGGTCATGATCTTCTCCAGCTGTCTCTGCAACATCACACTCAGCTCCTCTCGTCAATCCTGCTCTCGTCAATCCTGTCTGTAGCGTTCAGGCAACAGACTGTCCGTAAAAATTCTGCAGCAACGCCATGCCGCCCTCGGTGAGGATCGACTCGGGGTGGAACTGCACCCCGAAGAGCGGCAGCACCGGATGCTCCAGCGCCATGATCGTTCCGTCGCCGGTGCGGGCCGTCACCGCCAGTTCGGCGGGGAAACTGCCGGGATCCAGCACCAGCGAATGATAGCGGGTGGCCCTGAACGACGGCGGCATCCCCGCAAAGAGCCGGCTGCCGCCGTGGGTGATCGCCGACACCTTGCCGTGGCAGGGGGCCTCGCCCCGGACCACCCGCCCGCCGAAGACCTCCCCGATGGCCTGGTGCCCCAGACAGACCCCCAGGATGGGGATCTCCCCGGCGAAGGCGCGGATGGCCGCCTCGGAAACCCCCGCCCGGTCGGGCGTCCCCGGCCCCGGGGAGATCACCATATGGCTGGGGGCCATCGCGGCGATCTCCTCCGAGGAGATCCCGTCGTTGCGGGCCACCGCCACCTCGCCGAGGACCGCCAGATACTGCACCAGGTTGTAGGTAAAGGAGTCGTAGTTGTCGATCACCAGAATCACTGCAGACCACACCCCTTCCCCGCCGCTTCCAGGGCCGCGAAGAGCGCCCCCGCTTTGCTTCGGGTCTCCTCGTACTCCCGCTCGGGGACCGAGTCGTAGACGATCCCCGCACCGGCCTGGACGGTGACCCGGTTTCCCCGCCGGAGGATGGTCCGGATGGTGATGCAGCTGTCCAGATTGCCGTCGAAGCCCACGTAGCCCACGGCCCCGGCGTAGGGCCCGCGGGGAACCCCCTCCAGCTCCTCGATGAGCTCCATGGCCCGAATCTTTGGCGCCCCCGAGACCGTGCCCGCCGGAAAGGTCGACGCCAGCACATCCAGAGCGCTCAACGCGGGAAGCCTGGTCCCCTCCACCTGGGAGACGATGTGCATCACCTGCGAGTAGTGCTCCACCCCCATCAGCTCGGTGACATGGACCGATCCGGTCCCGCAGACACGGCCCAGGTCGTTGCGGGCCAGATCCACCAGCATGAGGTGCTCGGCACGTTCCTTCTCGTCGGCCAGCAGCTCCGCCGCCAGCGCCTCGTTCTCCGCCGGCGATCCGCCCCGCCGACGGGTGCCCGCCAGCGGACGGGTGGTGACCCGCCCGCCTTCCACCTTCACCAGCACCTCCGGCGAGGAGCCCAGCAGCTCGCACTCCGGCAGGTCCAGCACAAAGAGGTAGGGCGAGGGATTGCCCGCTTTGAGCGCTTCGTAGATATGGAGGGACGGCAGGTCCGTCTCCGCCGAGAAGGCCTGGGAGAGCACCACCTGGCAGACCTCGCCGGCGAGGATGTGTTCCTTCCCTCTCCGCACCATCTCCAGGAAGGTCTCCTTCGGCATGTGGGGCTCCATCCCCCCCAGCGAGAAGGGCCCTCCAGGGGATTCCCCGGTGGGTTCGTCGAGGCGGCGCGCCAGATCCTCCAGCCGCGCCCGTCCCCGCCGGTAGCAGCCCTCCCGTTCCTCCCCGGTCGCTCCATCCGGCACGGCGACATTGTGGATCAGCTGGATCCGCTCCAGCCTGTGATCCATGGCCACCACAGTGGGAAAGCCCATCAGCACCGCCCGGGGCAGATCCCCCGGCATCAGGGTCCGGCCGCTCTCGTGGAAGAGGGTCTCCCACTCCTCCACCATGCCGTAGCCCCAGTACCCCGCCACACCGCCGGCGAAGGGCGGCAGCCCCTCCAGAGCGGGCCGCCGGCAGGAGAGGTACCCCTCCAGCGCCTCCCGGAGCGACCGTCCCCGGGGCTCTCCGTTCAGGGGATGCCCGTATCCGTCCAGCACCCGGCACCCCCCGGCCCCGGCCAGAAAGATCCGTTCCGGCTCCACGCCGATGAAGGAGTAGCGCCCCTCCACGCCGTCGCCGGCTCCGCTTTCCAGAAGAAAGCTGCGCTCCCGCCCCGCCTTGAGACGGCGGTAGAGCGACAGCGGTGTCCGCCCGCCGCTTTTCATCTCCTGCACCAGGGGGATCAGATCGTAGCGTCCGCTCATCTCAAGAAAGGCTTCCCGGTGGAACATGCCTTCCCGTTCTCGTGCTGCCGTGCTCGTCATGGCTCACCTCCGCACTTCTCCCGGCCGGACCGGGGTACAAAAAAAGCGGGGAGGAACCTCGACAGGTCCCTCCCCACAGACAACACGAGAGACCTCAAAGAAGGATCACGGGGATCCACCTCCAAGGCCTCTCGCAGATCTATAGACGTGCGATTGCTACGGCGCTTGGCGGCAGACTAGAAGGTCTGCCACCAACAGTTCAGTATTGCCATGCATCGCTTCATTGCTCCACACTCCTCCGCATCGGGGAATTGTTGTGGATTGTACGCCGCACCGGACAGGCTGTCAATCCCTTTTTCCGCAACTGGAGCCGGACAGCGGTACTGTCACCTCGATCCGGGACTGAGATCGCCTCACCTCTGCTGACTTAGGGCTTTGTGATCGCCTGCTCCCGCAGCATACCCTCCAGGATCTCCCACTCCCCCCGGATCGCGGCGTCATAGGCCTCCGGTTTCTCCGGGTCGTCGGCATCCTCTTCCAGTGCTCTGCCGAGCTCCGCCATGCGGAGGAAACACATGTTGGCGGCAGCCCCCTTGATGGTATGGGCGGCTGTGCGGATCGCTTCCGGTTCCCTCTGCGCGACGACGTTCCGGAGTTCCTCCAGTTTCTGCGGGAACTCCTCCAGGGTGACGGCAAGCAGCTCCCGGAAGAGCCCGTCGTCATCGCCGGTCATGTCGTTTCGGAAACGCTCTCTGTCGAAATGGAAAGAGGCATTCTCCGGCGGCTCCGCCGCGTTCTCCCCCTCCGACGCCTCCTCCCCGCTTCCGCCGCCGAGGAAACGCTGCAATGCCTCAGTCAGAGCGGGGCGATGGATGGGTTTGGAGAGATAGCCGTCCATACCGGACTCGAAGCAGCGCTCCCGTTCCTCCGTGGTGGCCGCGGCGGTGAGGGCGACGATGGGCACATGCTCCCCTTCGCTCTCCCCGTCACGGATCGCCCCGGCTGCGCTGTAGCCGTCCATCACGGGCATCTGCAGATCCATCAGGATCAGCGAGGGGGTCTGCTCCCGGGCCTGTTCCACCGCCTCGCGGCCGTTTGCGGCGGTAAGCACCTCGACGCCTGGAAGGGCCCGTTCCAGAAGCCCTCTGATCAGCGCCAGGTTCATCCCCACATCCTCGGCCACCAGGATCCTCGGCGGCCCGCCTCCGGCTGTCGCGACAACGGTTCCAGATTCCGCAGCGGGTTCCTCCCCCGTTCCGGCTTCCGGTTTTTCCTTCCCCGCCGCCCGCAGCAGCATGCGGTAGAGCTCGTCGGGCTTGGCGGGTTTGAGCATCCGGTGGCGGATGCCCAGCTCACGACTGCGCCGGCGCACCTGTTCGTCCTCGCCGGAGCTGTAGAGGATCACCACAGGCTGCCGTTTTTCGGAGAGCCCCAGCGCGCCCCGGATCTTCGCCGTGGTCTCCAAACCGTCCATATAGGGCATGTGGTAGTCCATGACCACAAGACCGTAGCTGTCGGATTCGTCGAGCTTCCGCAGGGCCTCCATGCCGTCGGCGGCCGTCTCCGCCTGG of Synergistales bacterium contains these proteins:
- the pheA gene encoding prephenate dehydratase → LAAIQQEIIALCRAVQSPPGVACMGPEGSFSHQAALKAVGHGANLHFVDGPREVFRALENRETELGLVPVENTIEGVVYAALDAFAASPPELQVLREIRLPIRHVLGTHAGDLKEIREVRSHPQALAQCRRWLDSHLPGIPRTPAASTSAAARAAAAESSIAAVCSELAAQANSLPALAQNIQDEAHNTTRFWVVGRRGAAAGPENKTSLLFVVSHTPGSLLYALDPVREEGLNLMLIQSRPLPGNPFEYLFFVDLEGHLEEQPVAQTIESMRSRCFRLRVLGSYPCG
- the trpA gene encoding tryptophan synthase subunit alpha, whose protein sequence is MAGLTDVFTGKTALIPYITAGDPDLATTRPLVSALQEAGADLIELGIPFSDPQADGPAIQAAGQRALRAGATLEGVLELVRDLRGDVTVPLVLMGYYNPILRYGEERFAADAAGAGVSGVIVPDLPYDEGEAFFDMLASSGVAGILMASPNVSEARLAEIGRRARGFVYCVSLLGITGQEGGLYGPMEDYIRRVRRHVPLPLALGFGIDGPEKASAVAPLVDGVVVGSAIVRLVERYGGDPQRLADEVRAFTTALRDAVDAGAVVYPQG
- the trpB gene encoding tryptophan synthase subunit beta, with translation MKRVVDMPTRERTSFGGRYVPETLIPALDELERAYEALRSDGGFQGEFRDLLRRYSGRPTPLTFAGRLTEHLGGARVYLKREDLNHTGAHKINNALGQALVARRLGKRRVIAETGAGQHGVAAATAAARFGMECAVFMGREDMRRQAVNVDRMRLLGAEVIPVTSGNGTLKDATNEAIRHWVARVEDTHYIIGSVVGPRPYPAMVRDFQRVIGDETRQQVREIEGRLPDLLVACVGGGSNAMGIFHPFLEDREVAMIGVEAAGRGVETGEHAATLGAGSVGVLHGSRSYLLQTDDGQVIEAYSISAGLDYPGVGPEHSTLKESGRVAYTAVTDAEAVEAFQLLSRLEGIIPALESSHAIAQTVRTAPAMPRESLVVVNLSGRGDKDMASVRDYLEEEGNPHGGTD
- a CDS encoding phosphoribosylanthranilate isomerase codes for the protein MTRIKVCGLTRREDVEAAVALGVDALGFILAGSPRQVTLERVADLVEEIPPFTATVAVVRNPDREELQRVTASGLFTHLQFHGDEPGELMAAQPLATIKAFGIASEEDMRRAVACAGADYLLLDTRAGGKSGGTGRAFPWELVEAARPVRPFILAGGLGPENLEEALRRCRPAAVDLNSRVERSPGVKDGELLRRAVMVVRRAGNDEMEMGRRTQ
- a CDS encoding indole-3-glycerol phosphate synthase TrpC codes for the protein MTLHRIAAEKRREVERLRAPRRSLAEALGGAGLSVIAEIKRASPSAGAIAAGIDPRDQAAAYIRGGADALSVLTDGPFFGGSGADLRSLADQAGGERRVPLLRKDFLVDPLQIEESFFLGADAVLLIAALLEGPRLGSMLARVHELGMEALVEVHDEAELSRALEVPAGVIGINNRNLRDFTVDLSVAERLIAEMERLGAGEGRVVVAESGVATAEDAARLRAAGADAVLVGGMLMRAADPAAAVGALKGVPQR
- the trpD gene encoding anthranilate phosphoribosyltransferase is translated as MLQRQLEKIMTRVDLTDSEMAGAMEAIMDGTEAEAQVAAFLAGLRVKGETVAEIAGAARVMREKATPLCIRRSPLLDVVGTGGDMAGTFNISTAAALIAAAAGVAVAKHGNRSVSSRCGSADVLEALGIPLLGSPEDVAASVETTGFGFLFAPFFHSAMKNVVPVRKALGLRTVFNVLGPLTNPARPDCQLMGVFASELVRTMAEVLGRLGVERAMVVHGHGGLDELSLSGANRVCMLDGGAVREMELHPGDVGLPGAEPGFAAGGTADDNRRIVEAVFRGERGPRRDVVVLNAAAALYTARRVDSLEKGARMAEEVIDSGLAAARVRTVAAFAAARQEGAA
- a CDS encoding aminodeoxychorismate/anthranilate synthase component II is translated as MILVIDNYDSFTYNLVQYLAVLGEVAVARNDGISSEEIAAMAPSHMVISPGPGTPDRAGVSEAAIRAFAGEIPILGVCLGHQAIGEVFGGRVVRGEAPCHGKVSAITHGGSRLFAGMPPSFRATRYHSLVLDPGSFPAELAVTARTGDGTIMALEHPVLPLFGVQFHPESILTEGGMALLQNFYGQSVA
- a CDS encoding chorismate-binding protein yields the protein MTSTAAREREGMFHREAFLEMSGRYDLIPLVQEMKSGGRTPLSLYRRLKAGRERSFLLESGAGDGVEGRYSFIGVEPERIFLAGAGGCRVLDGYGHPLNGEPRGRSLREALEGYLSCRRPALEGLPPFAGGVAGYWGYGMVEEWETLFHESGRTLMPGDLPRAVLMGFPTVVAMDHRLERIQLIHNVAVPDGATGEEREGCYRRGRARLEDLARRLDEPTGESPGGPFSLGGMEPHMPKETFLEMVRRGKEHILAGEVCQVVLSQAFSAETDLPSLHIYEALKAGNPSPYLFVLDLPECELLGSSPEVLVKVEGGRVTTRPLAGTRRRGGSPAENEALAAELLADEKERAEHLMLVDLARNDLGRVCGTGSVHVTELMGVEHYSQVMHIVSQVEGTRLPALSALDVLASTFPAGTVSGAPKIRAMELIEELEGVPRGPYAGAVGYVGFDGNLDSCITIRTILRRGNRVTVQAGAGIVYDSVPEREYEETRSKAGALFAALEAAGKGCGLQ